The Sinomicrobium kalidii region TTATCTTATCGCTCACTTATGTTCCGATGATGTCCGCCCTGGTCCTGAAGAAAAAAATAGAGACCAGAAGGACCATTTCCGAAAAAATAATGGATTTTTTCCACCGTTTGTACGAGCCGGTGATCGGTTTTGCCATGAAAACCAGGAAAGCGGTGATCGTGTTTACCCTGTTGTTATTCGCGCTGAGCGTTTATATTTTTTCCGGTCTGGGCGGTGAGTTTGTCCCTACCCTCGAGGAAGGGGATATTGCCTCGCACCAGATACTTCCCACGGGGACTTCCCTGAAACGGATGATAGAAGTCTCAGCAAAAGTACAAACGGCCTTAATGCGGGAATTCCCTGAAGTCAAGGAAGTGGTCAATAAAATAGGCACCTCCGAGATTCCCACCGACCCCATGCCGCCGGAACTGGCGGATATCATCATCGTGATGAAACCCAGGAAAGAGTGGGTGAGTGCGTCGAGCCGCGAAGAAATGTACGAAAAAATGGAAGCCGTCATTCATTCCATACCCGGAGTAGGCACAGAATTTACACAACCCATCCAGATGCGTTTTAACGAACTCATCACCGGGGTACGACAGGACATTGCGGTAAAGATATACGGAGAAGACCTGGACCTGCTTTTTGAAAAAGCCAATCAGGCCAATGCCCTTTTGGAACAGGTAGAAGGTGTTGGCGGTACCGTTGTGGAACAGACCAGCGGGTTGCCGCAAATACAGGTGAATTACAAACGAAACAAAATCGCCCAGTACGGCCTCAATGTGGAAGATATCAACCTGGCTGTCCATACCGCTTTTGCCGGGGGAAAGGCCGGGGTGGTCTTTGAAGGGGAACGGCGTTTCGACCTGGTGGTCCGTTTTCAGGAAAATTTCCGGCGCGATATTGAAAATGTCCGGGATATGTACATCCCGTTACCTTCGGGAGGACAGGTGCCTTTGCGGGAAGTTGCGGAAATCGGTTTTGAAGAAGCCCCGGCACAGATCTCACGGGACAATGCCAAACGCAGGATCGTTATCGGGGTAAATACGAGAAACCGCGATACGGAGAGCGTAGTGGACGACATACGGGAGGTCCTGGACGAACAGCTCAATCTGCCTCCCGGCTATTACATCACTTACGGGGGACAGTTTGAAAATCTCGTCAAGGCCAGGCAACGGCTTTCCTTTGCAGTACCGGCAGCGCTGTTACTGATCCTGATACTCCTGTTTTTTACCTTCGGTTCCGTTAAACAGGCATTGTTGATATTTACGGCGGTACCCATGTCGGCCATAGGCGGTGTTTTTGCCCTCTGGATCAGGGGAATGCCTTTCAGTATATCTGCCGGAATAGGTTTTATTGCACTTTTCGGCGTAGCGGTGCTCAACGGTATAGTGCTTATCGGGGAATTTAACCGGCTCAGGGAAGAAGGATCGGCACTGGAAGAACGCATCTTTAAAGGAGTACGGGTAAGGTTGCGCCCCGTTATTATGACGGCATCGGTGGCTTCCCTCGGGTTTTTGCCCATGGCCCTTTCCACTTCGGCAGGAGCGGAAGTACAGCGCCCCCTGGCCACGGTGGTGATCGGGGGACTGGTAACGGCAACCCTGCTGACACTGATCGTTCTGCCCTTGTTGTATTACGATCTCGAAAAAGGGATAAAATGGAAGTTCCGGCCCGGCAAGGTATCATTATTGGTGGTAGCGGCATTGATACTCGGTGTAACAAATGCACACGCCCAGCAGGACACCACAAAAGCCATACAGGGACTTACATTGGAAAAGGCCATTACGCTGGGACTGAAAAATCATCCTCTGGCCGCACAGGCGGATTTGGAGATAGAACAACAGGAAGCCCTGCAGAAAACCGCTTTTGATTTTGGCAATACCCAGCTCTATTACCAACGGGAGGAAACAAATGGAGCGGATATTGAAGGGGTCCGTTCCCTGGGAATTCAGCAAAATATTGATTTTCCGCTTACCTATATCCGGAGGTCACAGTACCGGCGGGCCCGGACCGATCTGAGCCTGGCGCACAGGGAACTTTCGAATAACGACCTGGTAGCCCGTATAAGCGAAGCGTATAATTCCTGGCTTTTTGCAGGAAGCAGGCTGGAACTCATAAAAGAACTGGACAGTATTTTTTCCGATTTCAGGGCTTCTGCACGTCTGCGTTTTGACACCGGGGCCACGGGCCGCCTGGAACTGGTTTCGGCCACCGGCAGGGCACGCGAGGTGGAAGTGATGCGGGAGCAGGCACAGGCCGATTATCAGAATGTGACAAAAAACCTGCAATCGTGGATAAACGTCCGTACCCCGGTGGTAAGCCAGGATACCGGTCTTTATAAATTTGACCAGGTGGTTGCCGCAGACACTTCCGGTTTATCTCAAACCCCTTTGCTGCAATACTACCGGCAGAAAGAAAGGGTTTCGAAAGCCGCCCTGAAACTGGAACGTTCCAGGTTTTTGCCCCGGTTGAACCTTGGCTACAGCGATCAGACCGTGAACGGGCAGGAAGGTTTTTACATGTTCAGGGCCGGGATCAATATTCCCCTGTTGTTTTTTGCCCAGAAAGGCCGGGTACAGGCAGCGAATATACAGCAGTCCATTGCCGAAAAGGAAGCAGAAGAACAAAGGCTCGGTCTGCGCCGGCAGTGGAGCAAGGCAGTGGCCGAATGGCAGAAAGCAACGGCATCGGTAAGTTATTATGAAGAAGAAGGCCTTCAGATGGCCGGCGAACAGATACGGACCGCCGTACTGGGGTATAAGGCCGGGGAGGTCGATTATATTGCCTTTATTCAAAACCTGAACCAGGCCATAACCGTAAAAGAGGCCTACCTGAAAAGCCTGAAGGCCTATAATGAAGCTGTTATCGAACTGAACCGGCTTTCAGGCGCGCTTATAAATAACAGTAACAAATAAATAGATCGTTAGCTTGTAGCCTTAATGATGAATCACGAATACTGAATACCCAAAGATGAAGTTTTAAGTGTTCATACATCAGACAGTTTCTCAAACTTTATGGTACTTCGGCATTCTGTGTTCAACATTCGGTGAGGTCCCCGGGCACAGCCGAAGGGTCCGACATTTATAAATTGCAAAACAATAAAAAACAACATGAAACAGCTACAATATATTTCAATAGTACTGGGCATACTCCTCCTTTTGGCCCGGTGCGGGGAACCGCAAAAAAAATCTGCGGAAGGAGAACACGGACATCACGAAGAAGAGCACGGTGGTGAAAGTGCAGACCGGGTGGAGCTCACCGATGTCCAGCTGGCATCGATCGACCTGGAATACGGGACGTTCACATCACTCAATGTTTCCGGGTTTGTAAAAGCGAACGGCATACTCGACCTGCCACCGCAAAATATTGTGGCCATAACGACTCCCATGAACGGTATGGTAAAAAAGGCCAATTTCCTGGTAGGGGATTTTGTTAAAAAAGGAACAGTACTCGCCGTACTGGAGCATATGGATTATGTGAAGATGCAGGAAGAATACCTCGGTGTGCTGAATAACCTGGACTACCTGGAAGCCGAATACACCCGGCAGAAAACGCTCGATTCCGCGAGGGTCACTTCCAGGAAACAGTTTCAGAAAACCGCGTCCCTCTACCGCAGTGCCCGGGCCAAAAAACAGGCACTTGAAAAACAGCTCCGGTATATCGGGCTTTCTCCGGAACGTGTGGCGGCGGGGCATATTTCTTCTACCATCGCCCTGCGGGCACCCATCAGCGGTTATATCACCAGGATCGCGGTACATAACGGGGAACTGGCAAGATCGGAACAGGAGATCTACGAGCTGGTGGACAACAGCCATATGCATATTGAACTGGATGTCTTTGAACAGGACATCCGCAAGGTAAAAACAGGGCAGTCCATACAGTTTGTGGTTCCCGGTATCGGGGATGGAAGTTATCAGGGTGAAGTCTATCTCACCGGGAAATCCTTCGATATGGACAACAAGACCGTAAAGGTACATGGTCATATTGAAGGGGAACACCCGGATTTTATACGCGGCTTATATCTCGAAGCAAGGATTTACACCGGGAAGAAAGAGATCCGTGCACTACCGGAAGATGCCCTTGTCGAAGAAGGGGGAAAGACATTTGTGTTTGTCAAAAACGGGGGAGCGGTACAGGAGCAAGAAGAACTTCATACACATACGGATGACGAAGCGCAAGAAACACCACATGGCGATAAGCACGGAACCGCATTTACCAGGGTACAGGTAGTCCCCGGGATCAGGGACCAGGGATTTGTTGAAATAAAGGAAATACGGGAACTGCCCGGAAACGCGGAGATCGTGTTAAAAGGGGCGTATTACCTTTATTCCGAAATGAAAAAGGGAGAAGGCGGGCATCATCATCATTAAATGTGTAATACGCTATTGAAAAAACACCTATATTTAGGGGGAGCCTTACATACAAACTGCCATCAGAACCGAAGTAAGTGCAGAACAGGATAACTACTAAAACCCCCGGTATTATATGAAAATCATATTTCTGACAGCCTGCCTATGGTTTATTTCCGGAA contains the following coding sequences:
- a CDS encoding efflux RND transporter periplasmic adaptor subunit — encoded protein: MKQLQYISIVLGILLLLARCGEPQKKSAEGEHGHHEEEHGGESADRVELTDVQLASIDLEYGTFTSLNVSGFVKANGILDLPPQNIVAITTPMNGMVKKANFLVGDFVKKGTVLAVLEHMDYVKMQEEYLGVLNNLDYLEAEYTRQKTLDSARVTSRKQFQKTASLYRSARAKKQALEKQLRYIGLSPERVAAGHISSTIALRAPISGYITRIAVHNGELARSEQEIYELVDNSHMHIELDVFEQDIRKVKTGQSIQFVVPGIGDGSYQGEVYLTGKSFDMDNKTVKVHGHIEGEHPDFIRGLYLEARIYTGKKEIRALPEDALVEEGGKTFVFVKNGGAVQEQEELHTHTDDEAQETPHGDKHGTAFTRVQVVPGIRDQGFVEIKEIRELPGNAEIVLKGAYYLYSEMKKGEGGHHHH
- a CDS encoding CusA/CzcA family heavy metal efflux RND transporter, producing the protein MFDRIIGFSIKNKLIIGLFVLALVCWGLFSLRQIPLDAVPDITNNQVQVITQAPDLATQEVEQFITYPLEVSMSFIPDITEIRSISRFGLSVITVVFEEDVDPYLARQLVNEQIREAEKNIPEDYGSPGLAPMVTGLSEIYQYTLVVEEEFKDDYDLTTLRTIQDWIVKRQLAGVSGVAEVSSFGGYLKQYEVAVNPEQLRAYQLTLPEVYTAIAKNNHNTGGSYIEKTNTTYFIRGEGMVNSLEEIGQIVIKNTGGTPVLVRDIARVRIGHAPRFGALTRNGKGETVGGLVLMLKGENSYQVTRAVKERMEQIRKSLPEGIHVDAFLDRSELIDRTIHTVTKNLVEGGLIVIFILVLLLGNFRAGLVVASVIPLSMLFALGMMNFFGVSANLMSLGAIDFGLIVDGAVIIVEAIVHRIHTNFNRQNLSQAQMDEQVGIAAGKIRKSAAFGEIIILIVYLPILALVGIEGKMFTPMAQTVSFAILGAFILSLTYVPMMSALVLKKKIETRRTISEKIMDFFHRLYEPVIGFAMKTRKAVIVFTLLLFALSVYIFSGLGGEFVPTLEEGDIASHQILPTGTSLKRMIEVSAKVQTALMREFPEVKEVVNKIGTSEIPTDPMPPELADIIIVMKPRKEWVSASSREEMYEKMEAVIHSIPGVGTEFTQPIQMRFNELITGVRQDIAVKIYGEDLDLLFEKANQANALLEQVEGVGGTVVEQTSGLPQIQVNYKRNKIAQYGLNVEDINLAVHTAFAGGKAGVVFEGERRFDLVVRFQENFRRDIENVRDMYIPLPSGGQVPLREVAEIGFEEAPAQISRDNAKRRIVIGVNTRNRDTESVVDDIREVLDEQLNLPPGYYITYGGQFENLVKARQRLSFAVPAALLLILILLFFTFGSVKQALLIFTAVPMSAIGGVFALWIRGMPFSISAGIGFIALFGVAVLNGIVLIGEFNRLREEGSALEERIFKGVRVRLRPVIMTASVASLGFLPMALSTSAGAEVQRPLATVVIGGLVTATLLTLIVLPLLYYDLEKGIKWKFRPGKVSLLVVAALILGVTNAHAQQDTTKAIQGLTLEKAITLGLKNHPLAAQADLEIEQQEALQKTAFDFGNTQLYYQREETNGADIEGVRSLGIQQNIDFPLTYIRRSQYRRARTDLSLAHRELSNNDLVARISEAYNSWLFAGSRLELIKELDSIFSDFRASARLRFDTGATGRLELVSATGRAREVEVMREQAQADYQNVTKNLQSWINVRTPVVSQDTGLYKFDQVVAADTSGLSQTPLLQYYRQKERVSKAALKLERSRFLPRLNLGYSDQTVNGQEGFYMFRAGINIPLLFFAQKGRVQAANIQQSIAEKEAEEQRLGLRRQWSKAVAEWQKATASVSYYEEEGLQMAGEQIRTAVLGYKAGEVDYIAFIQNLNQAITVKEAYLKSLKAYNEAVIELNRLSGALINNSNK